From Haliotis asinina isolate JCU_RB_2024 chromosome 8, JCU_Hal_asi_v2, whole genome shotgun sequence, a single genomic window includes:
- the LOC137295342 gene encoding glutamate receptor ionotropic, kainate 3-like, whose product MMYGICTMLMFIFIVCTSSHMWTMPPDILLTINAHEKCRHPIVCHINNSVNNGLTVTILLVSAEKQFAANTVSVTPVHGDMGALASLSSCQGQFNPSSYLDDLNVSLCSVDCPTLLSNHVIHMRSMLKVTSTKQSYFDALIRLDSMDVLMRGITSILNHVKWKTCVVISSSYLVLTALSGGRLASNKLLLYMIDDPNNPLESIDLVGIYQLLLEEDLRFLVICPSNCIQNLLIQARWLESNMSLHSSFRASQWLMVPSTGSVMDMVHSFEPVKTDGVVFLEYMPCTKYFSQLNLKIIMKTLSRYQGIIRQSAQIQLVYVFLQTATKSESSLLAKLQVLRPSHGWKDVETVGSIGRDHSLEVKHQLYYGSEYGFQNRTLIVGTLEWPPFVIRRVENGSVKFDGLCIQLLQELAKQLNFSYNLVEPEDREWSRILNGSWTGLVKLLVGGNVDMVVAPFTMTHSRAAVVDFTVPYFYSNLALILGRQDPNTNKWLTLLYLFRYEVLVCILVSLIVSTVILFVMEEVKPVRLQTDDRPSDMRRTRYSDIFFYHFGALMANGGAYAPSSGSGRTVFACWWIFAVILASTYRGNLVALLADRREAPPFSSLAEMVQQDTYKWGFVGGSSLVTLFQESNMSVYHKVWNGVEEMMGKEPDWLSMDGDEHMRRAVERQYVFMGEEATLEMWDDPRRCDLQIVQDNFFFNKHAVGLPKHSTYTQRISKQILRIYESGLLDLWWDRWKPKHQCPAPNRKAKRVDMLTLLGAFYGAGVGVAMALLVLVCEIFHKRRCETKPTT is encoded by the exons ATGATGTATGGAATTTGTACCATGCTGATGTTCATCTTTATAGTTTGCACATCCTCGCATATGTGGACAATGCCTCCGG ATATCCTGCTGACCATCAATGCACATGAGAAATGCCGACATCCTATTGTGTGCCACATTAATAACTCAGTCAATAATGGGTTAACGGTGACCATTTTGCTTGTCTCTGCTGAAAAGCAATTTGCTGC CAATACTGTTTCAGTGACACCGGTGCATGGGGATATGGGGGCCCTGGCATCGCTCTCCTCCTGCCAAGGTCAATTCAATCCCTCCTCCTACCTGGACGACCTCAACGTCAGCCTCTGTTCCGTGGACTGCCCAACGCTCCTCTCAAACCATGTAATACACATGCGGTCAATGCTCAAAGTCACAAGTACAAAGCAGTCCTACTTTGATGCCCTGATCAGACTCGACTCCATGGACGTCCTCATGAGAGGCATCACCTCCATACTCAACCACGTGAAGTGGAAGACGTGTGTTGTTATATCGTCATCATATCTAG ttttgactGCACTGTCTGGAGGTAGACTGGCTTCGAACAAGTTACTGCTGTATATGATAGATGATCCCAACAACCCACTAGAAAGTATTGATCTAGTCGGTATCTACCAGCTCCTTCTGGAGGAGGACCTCAGATTTCTTGTGATATGTCCATCCAACTGTATACAGAATCTCCTGATTCAG gctcgctggctggAATCAAACATGTCCCTGCACAGTTCATTTCGGGCCTCTCAGTGGCTAATGGTACCTTCAACCGGAAGTGTCATGGACATGGTACACAGTTTTGAGCCAGTCAAAACCGATGGTGTTGTGTTTCTGGAGTATATGCCGTGTACGAAGTATTTTTCACAACTG AACCTGAAGATTATCATGAAGACTCTATCAAGGTATCAAGGAATAATAAGACAGA GTGCACAAATCCAACTCGTCTATGTATTTTTGCAGACTGCAACCAAAAGCGAGTCGTCCCTTCTGGCAAAACTTCAAGTTCTCAGACCAAGCCATGGATGGAAAGATGTTGAAACCGTTGGCAGTATTGGGAGAGATCATTCTTTGGAAGTCAAACATCAGCTTTATTATGGCAGCGAATATGGATTTCAGAATCGAACGTTAATTGTCGGTACTCTGGAG TGGCCGCCATTTGTGATCAGGAGGGTGGAGAACGGTTCTGTGAAGTTCGACGGTCTTTGCATCCAGCTGTTGCAGGAACTGGCGAAACAACTCAATTTCAG CTACAATCTGGTAGAGCCAGAGGACAGAGAGTGGAGTCGCATACTGAACGGCAGTTGGACGGGGCTGGTGAAGTTACTTGTCGGCGGG AATGTTGATATGGTTGTGGCACCGTTTACTATGACTCACAGCAGGGCGGCAGTCGTCGATTTCACAGTGCCATACTTCTACTCCAACCTAGCACTTATTCTCGGCAGACAAGATCCAAACACCAATAAATGGTTGACCCTTCTATACCTGTTCCGCTACGAGGTTCTCGTTTGTATCCTCGTCTCACTCATCGTCTCCACTGTCATCCTCTTCGTCATGGAAGAAGTGAAACCAGTCCGTTTGCAGACAGACGACAGACCTTCGGATATGCGGCGGACCCGATATTCAGACATATTTTTCTATCATTTTGGCGCTCTCATGGCGAACG GAGGAGCATACGCTCCAAGCAGTGGATCCGGGCGTACAGTGTTCGCCTGCTGGTGGATTTTCGCAGTGATACTGGCTTCCACATACAGAGGAAATCTTGTGGCGCTCCTTGCTGACAGACGAGAGGCACCTCCTTTCTCCAGCCTGGCTGAGATGGTGCAGCAGGACACGTACAAGTGGGGGTTTGTGGGAGGGTCGTCACTGGTCACTCTCTTTCAG GAATCCAACATGTCTGTCTATCACAAGGTGTGGAACGGTGTGGAGGAGATGATGGGAAAAGAACCTGATTGGTTGAGTATGGATGGGGACGAGCATATGCGACGCGCGGTCGAACGTCAGTACGTCTTCATGGGAGAAGAGGCCACTTTGGAGATGTGGGATGACCCACGGCGGTGTGATTTACAGATAGTACaagacaacttcttttttaaCAAACACGCAGTTGGTCTACCCAAACACAGTACATACACACAACGTATCTCCAAACA AATATTGCGAATATACGAAAGCGGCCTGCTGGATCTGTGGTGGGATCGATGGAAACCGAAACATCAGTGTCCAGCTCCAAACAGAAAAGCAAAGAGAGTCGACATGTTAACCTTGCTGGGTGCCTTCTATGGTGCAGGGGTGGGTGTGGCCATGGCACTCTTAGTCcttgtttgtgaaatatttcataaacgCAGATGTGAAACAAAGCCAACAACTTAA